The proteins below are encoded in one region of Pseudomonas entomophila L48:
- a CDS encoding xanthine phosphoribosyltransferase: MEALQQKIREEGIVLSDQVLKVDAFLNHQIDPALMQLIGDEFARLFADSGVTKIVTIEASGIAPAVMTGLKLGVPVIFARKHQSLTLTENLLTASVYSFTKQTENTVAISPRHLNSSDRVLVIDDFLANGKASQALISIIKQAGATVAGLGIVIEKSFQGGRAELDSQGYRVESLARVKSLEGGVVTFIE, from the coding sequence GTGGAAGCACTGCAGCAGAAGATTCGCGAAGAAGGCATCGTGCTTTCCGATCAGGTCCTGAAAGTCGATGCGTTTCTCAACCACCAGATCGACCCGGCGCTGATGCAGCTGATCGGTGACGAGTTCGCCCGCCTGTTCGCCGACTCCGGTGTGACCAAGATCGTCACCATCGAAGCCTCGGGCATCGCCCCGGCGGTGATGACTGGCCTGAAGCTCGGCGTGCCGGTGATCTTCGCCCGCAAGCACCAGTCGCTGACCCTGACCGAGAACCTGCTGACCGCCTCGGTGTACTCCTTCACCAAGCAGACCGAGAACACCGTGGCCATCTCGCCGCGCCACCTCAACAGCAGCGACCGCGTGCTGGTGATCGACGACTTCCTGGCCAACGGCAAGGCCTCGCAGGCGCTGATCTCGATCATCAAGCAGGCCGGCGCCACCGTGGCCGGCCTGGGCATCGTCATCGAGAAGTCGTTCCAGGGCGGCCGTGCCGAGCTGGACAGCCAGGGTTACCGCGTCGAATCGCTGGCCCGGGTCAAGTCGCTGGAAGGCGGTGTGGTGACCTTCATCGAGTGA
- a CDS encoding putative bifunctional diguanylate cyclase/phosphodiesterase — protein sequence MSTPAEPLRLLLLADEPEWAARLRECLQPLDGTVVLLTAPNWAAVDSLFANDRQAVVLATPALQPAPGRCELPTILLLEQEPATTPVGVSDWLVLAQLSSDTLRRSLRHVRERGVLVATLQRLAEQDPLTGIANRQGFQALLTARLAENDGRGLALGHLDLDNFRHVNDALGHQGGDRLILQVVARLKAQLAAGDQLARLGSDEFALLIDTRRDPNRAEWMAERIVEALTEPYWIDGESLLLGCSLGIAHARAQAGADPLMWHAHIAMRQAKGSQGCTFHVFNERINRNARSLADLESELRRALRRDELELHYQPRLNLTDGRIVGLEALVRWNHPERGLLAPSEFVPLAEQSGLIVPLGYWVISRALSDMQALRERGLAPLHMAVNLSFRQFQDSQLLATLSRLIVEHGVDARWLEFELTETAVMRRNELVRQTMDALGRLGVRFSLDDFGTGFSSFVHLNSLPITLLKVDRSFVGGMEQREENRKLVHAMINLAHNLNLEVVAEGVESEEQMALLRAFGCDQVQGFLVSRPLPVAALIEYLSQSQQPRLLDIL from the coding sequence TTGTCCACGCCTGCCGAACCTCTGCGTTTGCTGCTGTTGGCCGATGAGCCGGAATGGGCCGCGCGTCTGCGCGAGTGCCTGCAGCCGCTGGACGGTACAGTGGTGCTGCTGACCGCGCCCAACTGGGCGGCGGTCGACAGCCTGTTCGCCAACGACCGCCAGGCCGTGGTGCTGGCCACCCCCGCGCTGCAACCGGCGCCGGGGCGCTGCGAGCTGCCGACCATCCTGCTGCTGGAGCAGGAACCGGCCACCACGCCGGTGGGGGTCAGCGACTGGCTGGTGCTGGCGCAGCTGAGCAGCGACACCCTGCGTCGCTCCCTGCGCCATGTGCGTGAGCGCGGTGTGCTGGTCGCCACCCTGCAACGCCTGGCCGAGCAGGACCCGCTGACCGGCATCGCCAACCGGCAAGGTTTCCAGGCCTTGCTCACGGCGCGACTGGCGGAGAACGACGGACGTGGCCTTGCCCTTGGCCACCTCGACCTGGACAACTTCCGCCACGTCAACGACGCCCTGGGCCATCAAGGTGGCGATCGCCTGATCCTGCAGGTGGTGGCGCGGCTGAAGGCGCAGTTGGCAGCCGGTGACCAGCTGGCACGCCTGGGCAGCGACGAATTCGCCCTGTTGATCGACACCCGTCGCGACCCCAACCGCGCCGAGTGGATGGCCGAGCGTATTGTCGAAGCGCTGACCGAACCCTACTGGATCGATGGCGAGAGCCTGCTGCTCGGCTGCAGCCTGGGCATTGCCCACGCCCGCGCCCAGGCCGGCGCCGACCCGCTGATGTGGCATGCGCATATCGCCATGCGCCAGGCCAAGGGCAGCCAGGGCTGCACCTTCCACGTGTTCAACGAACGTATCAACCGCAACGCCCGCAGCCTCGCCGACCTGGAAAGCGAATTGCGCCGCGCCCTGCGTCGCGACGAACTGGAGTTGCACTACCAGCCGCGCCTGAACCTCACCGATGGCCGCATCGTCGGCCTCGAGGCGCTGGTGCGTTGGAATCACCCGGAGCGTGGCTTGCTAGCCCCCAGCGAGTTCGTCCCGCTGGCCGAACAGAGCGGCCTGATCGTGCCGCTGGGCTACTGGGTGATCTCCCGTGCCTTGAGCGACATGCAGGCCCTGCGCGAACGCGGCCTGGCGCCGCTGCACATGGCGGTCAACCTGAGCTTCCGCCAGTTCCAGGACAGCCAGCTGCTGGCCACCCTGAGCCGGCTGATCGTCGAGCATGGCGTCGATGCGCGCTGGCTGGAATTCGAACTCACCGAAACCGCGGTGATGCGCCGCAACGAACTGGTGCGCCAGACCATGGACGCGCTGGGGCGCCTGGGCGTGCGCTTCTCGCTGGACGACTTCGGCACCGGCTTCTCCTCGTTCGTGCACCTGAACAGCCTGCCAATCACACTGCTCAAGGTGGACCGCAGCTTTGTCGGTGGCATGGAGCAGCGCGAAGAGAACCGCAAGCTGGTGCACGCGATGATCAACCTGGCGCACAACCTCAACCTGGAGGTGGTGGCCGAAGGGGTGGAAAGCGAGGAGCAGATGGCGCTGCTGCGGGCGTTCGGCTGCGACCAGGTGCAGGGCTTCCTGGTCAGCCGGCCGTTGCCGGTGGCGGCGTTGATCGAGTACCTGTCGCAGTCACAGCAACCCCGCCTGCTGGACATCCTGTAG
- the alr gene encoding alanine racemase, with translation MRPARALIDLQALRHNYRLARELTGAKALAVVKADAYGHGAVRCALALETEADGFAVACIEEALELRAAGIKAPVLLLEGFFEASELALIAEHDLWCVVHSLWQLEAIEQTPVRKPLTIWLKMDTGMHRVGVHPKDYQDAYQRLLASGKVSRIVLMSHFARADELDAAATEQQVAVFEAARQGLSAECSLRNSPAVLGWPSIKSDWVRPGIMLYGATPFEVAQAEAARLQPVMTLQSRIISVRELPAGEPVGYGAKFISPRPTRVGVVAMGYADGYPRQAPTGTPVVVAGKRTQLIGRVSMDMLCVDLTEVPEATVGSPVELWGKQVLASDVAMQAGTIPYQIFCNLKRVPLDCIGE, from the coding sequence ATGCGTCCCGCCCGTGCCCTGATCGATCTCCAAGCCCTCCGTCACAACTACCGCCTGGCCCGTGAACTGACCGGCGCCAAGGCCCTCGCCGTGGTCAAGGCCGACGCCTATGGCCATGGCGCGGTGCGTTGCGCCCTGGCCCTGGAGACCGAAGCCGACGGCTTTGCCGTGGCCTGCATCGAGGAGGCGCTGGAGCTGCGCGCGGCGGGCATCAAGGCGCCGGTGCTGCTGCTCGAGGGCTTCTTCGAGGCCAGCGAGCTGGCACTGATCGCCGAGCACGACCTGTGGTGCGTGGTGCATTCGCTGTGGCAGCTGGAAGCCATCGAGCAAACCCCGGTACGCAAGCCGCTGACCATCTGGCTGAAAATGGACACCGGCATGCACCGGGTCGGCGTGCACCCGAAGGACTACCAGGACGCCTACCAGCGCCTGCTGGCCAGCGGCAAGGTGTCGCGCATCGTGCTGATGAGCCACTTCGCCCGCGCCGATGAACTCGATGCCGCCGCCACCGAGCAGCAGGTGGCGGTGTTCGAGGCCGCGCGCCAGGGCCTGAGCGCCGAGTGCAGCCTGCGCAACTCGCCGGCGGTGCTGGGTTGGCCTAGCATCAAGAGCGACTGGGTTCGCCCGGGCATCATGCTGTATGGCGCCACGCCTTTTGAGGTGGCGCAGGCAGAAGCGGCCCGCCTGCAGCCGGTGATGACCCTGCAATCGCGCATCATCAGTGTGCGTGAACTGCCAGCCGGTGAACCGGTGGGTTACGGCGCCAAATTCATCAGCCCACGCCCGACCCGTGTGGGCGTGGTCGCCATGGGCTATGCCGACGGCTACCCGCGCCAGGCACCCACCGGCACCCCGGTGGTGGTGGCTGGCAAGCGCACCCAGCTGATCGGCCGGGTGTCGATGGACATGCTCTGCGTCGACCTCACCGAAGTGCCCGAGGCCACCGTCGGCAGCCCGGTGGAGCTGTGGGGCAAGCAGGTACTGGCCAGCGACGTGGCGATGCAGGCCGGCACCATTCCTTACCAGATCTTCTGCAATCTCAAGCGCGTGCCGCTGGACTGTATCGGCGAATAA
- the rep gene encoding DNA helicase Rep — translation MSRLNPRQQEARDYVGGPLLVLAGAGSGKTSVITRKIAHLIQNCGIRAQYIVAMTFTNKAAREMKERVGTLLRPGEGRGLTVCTFHNLGLNIIRKEHERLGYKPGFSIFDESDIKALLSDIMQKEYSGDDGIDEIKNMIGAWKNDLILPSEALEKARNPREQTAAIVYTHYQRTLKAFNAVDFDDLILQPVKLFQEHPEVLERWQNRVRYLLVDEYQDTNASQYLLVKMLIGMRNQFTVVGDDDQSIYAWRGARPENLMLLKEDYPSLKIVMLEQNYRSTSRILRCANVLIANNPHAFEKQLWSEMGVGDEIRVIRCKNEEAEAERVAMEILTLHLRTNRPYSDFAILYRGNYQAKLIELKLQHHQVPYRLSGGNSFFGRQEVKDLMAYLRLLVNPDDDNAYLRVINVPRREIGSTTLEKLGNYSTERGISMYAASEEMGLGEHLDARYTERLQRFKHWLDGVRHKVALDDPIAALHEMIRDIDYENWIRQQTASDKAAEFRISNVWFLVEALKNTLEKDEEGDMTIEDAIGKLVLRDMLERQQEEEENAEGVQMMTLHASKGLEFPYVFIMGMEEEILPHRSSIEADTIEEERRLAYVGITRARQTLAFTFAAKRKQYGEIIDCTPSRFLDELPPDDLAWEGLDDAPVEVKAARGNNALADIRAMLKR, via the coding sequence ATGTCCCGACTCAATCCCCGGCAACAGGAAGCCCGTGACTACGTCGGCGGCCCTCTTTTGGTGCTTGCCGGTGCAGGCTCGGGCAAGACCAGCGTGATCACGCGCAAGATTGCCCACCTCATCCAGAACTGCGGCATCCGCGCCCAGTACATCGTGGCGATGACCTTCACCAACAAGGCCGCGCGCGAGATGAAGGAGCGGGTCGGCACCCTGCTACGCCCAGGGGAAGGCCGGGGCCTGACGGTGTGCACCTTCCACAACCTGGGGCTGAACATCATCCGCAAGGAGCACGAGCGCCTGGGCTACAAGCCGGGCTTCTCGATCTTCGACGAATCCGACATCAAGGCGCTGCTGTCGGACATCATGCAGAAGGAATACTCCGGCGACGACGGCATCGACGAGATCAAGAACATGATCGGTGCCTGGAAGAACGACCTGATCCTGCCATCCGAAGCCCTGGAAAAGGCGCGCAACCCGCGCGAGCAGACCGCCGCCATCGTCTACACCCACTACCAGCGCACGCTCAAGGCGTTCAACGCGGTGGATTTCGACGACCTGATCCTGCAACCGGTCAAGCTGTTCCAGGAGCACCCCGAGGTGCTCGAACGCTGGCAGAACCGCGTGCGCTACCTGCTGGTGGACGAATACCAGGACACCAACGCCAGCCAGTACCTGCTGGTGAAGATGCTGATCGGCATGCGCAACCAGTTCACCGTGGTGGGCGACGACGACCAGTCGATCTACGCCTGGCGCGGCGCCCGCCCGGAAAACCTGATGCTGCTCAAGGAGGACTACCCCTCCCTGAAGATCGTCATGCTCGAGCAGAACTACCGCTCCACCAGCCGCATCCTGCGCTGCGCCAACGTGCTGATCGCCAACAACCCGCATGCCTTCGAAAAGCAGCTGTGGAGCGAGATGGGCGTGGGCGACGAGATCCGCGTGATCCGCTGCAAGAACGAGGAAGCCGAGGCCGAACGCGTGGCCATGGAGATCCTCACCCTGCACCTGCGCACCAATCGCCCGTACAGCGACTTCGCCATCCTCTACCGGGGCAACTACCAGGCCAAGCTGATCGAACTGAAGCTGCAGCACCACCAGGTGCCGTATCGCCTGTCGGGCGGCAACAGCTTCTTCGGCCGCCAGGAAGTGAAGGACCTGATGGCCTACCTGCGCCTGCTGGTGAACCCGGACGACGACAACGCCTACCTGCGGGTGATCAACGTGCCGCGCCGCGAGATCGGCTCGACCACCCTGGAAAAGCTCGGCAACTATTCCACCGAGCGCGGCATCTCGATGTACGCCGCCAGCGAGGAGATGGGCCTGGGCGAACACCTGGACGCCCGCTACACCGAGCGCCTGCAGCGCTTCAAGCATTGGCTGGACGGGGTACGCCACAAGGTTGCCCTGGACGACCCGATCGCCGCGCTGCACGAGATGATCCGCGACATCGACTACGAGAACTGGATCCGCCAGCAGACCGCCAGCGACAAGGCTGCGGAGTTCCGCATCAGCAACGTCTGGTTCCTCGTCGAAGCGCTGAAGAACACCCTCGAGAAAGACGAAGAGGGTGACATGACCATCGAGGACGCCATCGGCAAGCTGGTGCTGCGCGACATGCTCGAGCGCCAGCAGGAAGAGGAAGAGAACGCCGAGGGCGTGCAGATGATGACCCTGCACGCCTCCAAGGGCCTGGAGTTCCCCTACGTGTTCATCATGGGCATGGAGGAGGAGATCCTCCCCCACCGCTCGAGCATCGAGGCCGACACCATCGAAGAGGAACGCCGCCTGGCCTACGTGGGCATCACCCGCGCGCGCCAGACCCTGGCCTTCACCTTCGCCGCCAAGCGCAAGCAGTACGGCGAAATCATCGACTGCACGCCCAGCCGGTTCCTCGACGAACTGCCGCCGGACGACCTGGCCTGGGAAGGCCTGGACGATGCCCCCGTGGAAGTGAAAGCCGCGCGCGGCAACAACGCCCTGGCCGATATCCGGGCAATGCTCAAACGCTGA
- a CDS encoding c-type cytochrome: MLAIPAAVFALWAINANATTNDEIAKRLAPVGQVCVQGQECKGMEVVAAAGGGGAKTPDDIIAKHCNACHGSGLLGAPKIGDTAAWKERADHQGGLDGILAKAITGINAMPPKGTCADCSDDDLKGAIKKMSGL; this comes from the coding sequence ATGCTGGCCATACCAGCAGCCGTTTTCGCCCTTTGGGCAATCAATGCAAACGCTACGACCAACGATGAAATCGCCAAGCGCCTGGCGCCCGTAGGCCAGGTGTGTGTCCAGGGCCAGGAGTGCAAGGGCATGGAAGTCGTCGCTGCGGCAGGTGGCGGTGGCGCCAAGACGCCGGATGACATCATCGCCAAGCACTGCAATGCGTGCCACGGCAGTGGCCTGCTGGGCGCGCCGAAGATCGGCGACACTGCGGCCTGGAAAGAGCGCGCCGACCACCAGGGCGGCCTCGACGGCATCCTGGCCAAGGCCATTACCGGGATCAACGCCATGCCACCCAAAGGCACCTGCGCGGATTGCTCGGATGATGACCTCAAGGGTGCGATCAAGAAGATGTCCGGCCTGTGA
- a CDS encoding cupin domain-containing protein — translation MDVGERLQAIRKLKGLSQRELAKRAGVTNSTISMIEKNSVSPSISSLRKVLSGIPMSMVEFFSVELAPESPTQIVYKAHELIDISDGAVTMKLVGKSHPNRAIAFLNEVYPPGADTGEEMLTHDGEETGILLEGRLELVVGTETFILEAGDSYYFESTRPHRFRNPFEEPARLISAATPSNF, via the coding sequence TTGGACGTCGGTGAACGACTGCAAGCCATCCGCAAGCTCAAGGGCCTGTCCCAGCGCGAACTCGCCAAGCGCGCGGGCGTGACCAACAGCACCATCTCGATGATCGAGAAGAACAGCGTGAGCCCGTCGATCAGCTCCCTGCGCAAGGTGCTCAGCGGCATCCCCATGTCCATGGTCGAGTTCTTCTCGGTCGAGCTGGCGCCCGAGAGCCCGACCCAGATCGTCTACAAGGCCCATGAGCTGATCGACATCTCCGACGGCGCGGTGACCATGAAGCTGGTGGGCAAGTCGCACCCCAACCGGGCCATCGCCTTCCTCAACGAGGTGTACCCACCCGGGGCCGATACCGGCGAGGAGATGCTCACCCACGACGGCGAGGAGACCGGCATCCTGCTCGAAGGCCGCCTGGAACTGGTGGTCGGTACCGAAACCTTCATTCTCGAGGCCGGCGACAGCTACTACTTCGAAAGCACCCGCCCGCACCGTTTCCGCAACCCGTTCGAGGAACCGGCACGGCTGATCAGCGCGGCGACCCCGTCGAACTTTTGA
- a CDS encoding acetyl-CoA hydrolase/transferase C-terminal domain-containing protein has protein sequence MQRCPIDQAVDEVLSRLPAHIHLGLPLGLGKPNAFVNALYARVHALPERHLTIYTALSLGRPPLGDGLQRRFLGPFVERVFADYEELTYLADLRNDQLPPNIRVEQFFMQPGSLLHSATAQQDYISSNYSHAARDINAKGLNLIAQLVAATPERPDHLSLACNPDITLDLLPMIARRRAAGETILMLGQVHDELPYMPGDSELGLEQFDLLIDQPERRRLFSTPNMPVNTQDHCIGLHASALVRDGGTLQIGIGAMGDAVTAALLARQGDNAGYRALLDELDIGSWRALIEREGGLDTFAQGLYGCSEMFVNGLLALAEAGVVRRPADEQGVLIHGGFFLGPRAFYQRLREMPLEQRARFAMTAISFINELYGQEDLKRRQRRDARFINTVFGMTLLGAGVADQLEDGRVLSGVGGQYNFVAQGHALEGGRSILLLRSWREAGGEVTSNLFWTYGHCTIPRHLRDIVVTEYGIADLRGQTDSEVIARLLAVSDSRFQGDLIEQAKAAGKLAKDFMLDARYTDNTPERLEAIRARHSRLFPEYPLGCDFTTEERDLLRALNWLKRKFKLSEVLELGKAALDAPAPDAYAAQLARMGLAEPQGLKEELYQRLLLAGLAATR, from the coding sequence ATGCAGCGCTGTCCCATCGACCAGGCAGTGGACGAGGTCCTGAGTCGCCTGCCTGCCCATATCCACCTGGGCCTGCCCCTGGGCCTGGGCAAACCCAACGCCTTCGTCAACGCGCTCTATGCTCGGGTGCACGCGCTGCCCGAGCGTCATCTGACGATCTACACCGCCCTGTCCCTCGGTCGCCCACCCCTCGGTGACGGCCTGCAACGTCGTTTCCTCGGCCCCTTCGTCGAGCGCGTGTTCGCCGACTACGAAGAGCTCACCTACCTCGCCGACCTGCGCAATGACCAACTGCCGCCGAACATCCGCGTCGAGCAGTTCTTCATGCAGCCCGGCAGCCTGCTGCACAGCGCCACTGCGCAGCAGGACTACATCAGCAGCAACTACAGCCACGCCGCCCGCGACATCAACGCCAAGGGCCTGAACCTGATCGCCCAGCTAGTGGCGGCAACGCCCGAGCGCCCTGACCACCTGAGCCTGGCCTGCAACCCCGACATCACCCTCGACCTGCTGCCGATGATCGCCCGGCGCCGGGCTGCGGGCGAAACCATCCTGATGCTGGGGCAGGTCCACGACGAACTGCCCTACATGCCCGGCGATTCGGAGCTGGGTCTGGAGCAGTTCGACCTGTTGATCGACCAGCCAGAGCGGCGCCGCTTGTTCTCCACGCCGAACATGCCGGTGAACACCCAGGACCATTGCATCGGCCTGCATGCCAGCGCCCTGGTGCGTGACGGCGGTACCCTGCAGATCGGCATCGGCGCCATGGGCGATGCCGTGACAGCCGCGCTGCTGGCGCGCCAGGGCGACAACGCCGGCTATCGTGCGCTGCTCGATGAGCTGGATATCGGCTCGTGGCGGGCGCTGATCGAGCGGGAAGGGGGGCTGGATACGTTCGCCCAGGGGCTGTACGGCTGCAGCGAGATGTTCGTCAACGGCCTGCTGGCCCTGGCCGAGGCTGGCGTGGTGCGCCGCCCGGCGGATGAGCAGGGTGTGCTGATCCATGGCGGCTTCTTCCTTGGCCCTCGGGCCTTCTACCAGCGCTTGCGCGAGATGCCGCTGGAACAGCGCGCGCGTTTCGCCATGACGGCTATCAGCTTCATCAACGAGCTCTACGGCCAGGAAGACCTCAAGCGCCGCCAGCGCCGCGATGCCCGCTTCATCAATACGGTGTTCGGCATGACCCTGCTGGGTGCCGGGGTGGCCGACCAGCTGGAGGACGGGCGGGTGCTCAGCGGCGTCGGCGGGCAGTACAACTTCGTCGCCCAGGGCCATGCGTTGGAAGGCGGGCGCTCGATCCTGCTGCTGCGCAGCTGGCGCGAGGCGGGCGGCGAGGTTACGTCGAACCTGTTCTGGACCTACGGGCACTGCACCATCCCGCGCCACCTGCGCGATATCGTGGTGACCGAGTACGGCATCGCCGACCTGCGCGGGCAGACCGACAGCGAGGTGATCGCACGGTTGCTGGCGGTCAGCGATTCGAGGTTCCAGGGTGACTTGATCGAGCAGGCCAAGGCGGCGGGCAAGCTGGCCAAGGATTTCATGCTGGATGCGCGCTACACCGACAACACGCCCGAACGCCTGGAGGCGATTCGCGCGCGGCATTCGCGGTTGTTCCCGGAGTATCCATTGGGCTGCGATTTCACGACTGAAGAGCGCGACCTGCTGCGGGCGCTGAACTGGCTCAAGCGCAAGTTCAAGTTGAGCGAGGTGCTGGAACTGGGCAAGGCGGCGCTGGACGCACCGGCGCCCGATGCCTATGCGGCGCAGTTGGCGCGCATGGGGCTGGCGGAGCCGCAGGGGTTGAAGGAGGAGCTGTACCAGCGGTTGTTGCTGGCAGGATTGGCGGCGACCCGATGA
- the dadA gene encoding D-amino acid dehydrogenase, with product MRVLVLGSGVIGTASAYYLARQGFEVTVVDRQPAVAMETSFANAGQISPGYASPWAAPGVPLKAIKWLLERHAPLAIKLTGDVDQYLWMAQMLRNCTASRYAVNKERMVRLSEYSRDCLDELRAETGIAYESRSLGTTQLFRTQAQLDAAAKDIAVLEQSGVPYELLDRDGIARVEPALDSVKGILAGALRLPNDQTGDCQLFTTKLADMAIKLGVEFRFGQDIQRLDFAGDRINGVWIDGKLETADRYVLALGSYSPQMLKPLGIKAPVYPLKGYSLTVPITNGDMAPTSTILDETYKVAITRFDNRIRVGGMAEIAGFDLSLNPRRRETLEMIVNDLYPRGGDLSQASFWTGLRPATPDGTPIVGATAFRNLFLNTGHGTLGWTMACGSGRLLADLIARKKPQISAEGLDISRYGNSREVAKHGQSAPVHQQ from the coding sequence ATGCGAGTTCTGGTACTTGGTAGCGGTGTTATTGGTACCGCCAGTGCCTACTATCTGGCCCGGCAAGGTTTCGAGGTCACGGTGGTCGATCGTCAACCGGCGGTGGCCATGGAAACCAGCTTTGCCAACGCAGGCCAGATCTCGCCCGGCTATGCCTCGCCCTGGGCCGCCCCGGGGGTGCCGCTGAAGGCCATCAAGTGGCTGCTCGAGCGCCACGCGCCCCTCGCCATCAAGCTGACCGGCGACGTCGACCAGTACCTGTGGATGGCGCAGATGCTGCGCAACTGCACCGCCAGCCGCTACGCGGTGAACAAGGAGCGCATGGTGCGCCTGTCCGAGTACAGCCGCGACTGCCTCGACGAACTGCGCGCCGAAACCGGCATCGCCTACGAAAGCCGTAGCCTGGGCACCACCCAGCTGTTCCGCACCCAGGCGCAACTGGATGCCGCGGCCAAGGATATCGCCGTGCTGGAGCAGTCCGGCGTGCCCTACGAACTGCTCGACCGCGACGGCATCGCCCGCGTCGAGCCGGCCCTGGACAGCGTGAAAGGTATCCTCGCCGGTGCCCTGCGCCTGCCCAACGACCAGACTGGCGACTGCCAGCTGTTCACCACCAAGCTTGCTGACATGGCCATCAAGCTGGGCGTCGAGTTCCGCTTCGGCCAGGACATCCAGCGCCTGGACTTCGCCGGTGACCGCATCAATGGCGTGTGGATCGACGGCAAGCTGGAAACCGCCGACCGCTACGTGCTGGCCCTGGGCAGCTACTCGCCGCAGATGCTCAAGCCACTGGGCATCAAGGCCCCGGTGTACCCGCTCAAGGGTTACTCGCTGACCGTGCCGATCACCAACGGCGACATGGCGCCGACCTCGACCATCCTGGACGAAACCTACAAGGTCGCCATCACCCGTTTCGACAACCGCATCCGCGTCGGCGGCATGGCTGAGATCGCCGGTTTTGACCTGTCGCTGAACCCGCGTCGGCGCGAAACGCTGGAGATGATCGTCAACGACCTTTATCCTCGCGGCGGCGACCTGAGCCAGGCCAGCTTCTGGACCGGCCTGCGCCCGGCCACCCCGGACGGTACCCCGATCGTCGGTGCCACTGCGTTCCGTAACCTGTTCCTCAATACCGGTCACGGCACCCTGGGTTGGACCATGGCTTGCGGTTCCGGCCGCCTGCTGGCGGACCTGATCGCGCGCAAGAAGCCGCAGATCAGCGCCGAAGGCCTGGATATCTCGCGTTATGGCAACAGCCGCGAGGTGGCCAAGCACGGGCAGAGCGCGCCGGTCCATCAGCAATAA
- a CDS encoding NorM family multidrug efflux MATE transporter gives MHVAPTTELKALLRLAGPLIASQLAHMLMVLTDTLMMARISPQALAGGGLGAASYSFVSIFCLGVIAAVGTLVAIRKGANDIEGATRLAQSGLWLAWGLAVLSALVLWNLKPALLLFGQKPENVDSAMQFLTLLPLALPSYMTFMALRGFTSALGRSTPVMVISLAGTVLNYLLNHALIEGMFGLPKLGLMGIGLVTALVSLGMAISLALYIRWHKAYDQYPLRKGLWRPSLPALRELWRLGLPIGGTYMVEVGLFAFAALCMGVLGSTQLAAHQIALQIVSTAFMVPTGLSYAVTMRVGLYYGAGNLLAARSAGRVGIGFGASLMLGFAVLFLVLPNELVALLVNRHDPAFAPIFQLAVQLVMVAAWFELFDGVQTIAMGSIRGLKDARTTFLIGAVCYWLVGAPCAWLFAFTLGGGAPGIWWGLALGLACASVALTFGFEWRMKRMIGKAGITAKAAVPAHL, from the coding sequence ATGCATGTCGCGCCCACCACCGAACTCAAGGCTCTGCTGCGCCTGGCCGGGCCACTGATCGCCTCGCAGCTGGCGCACATGCTGATGGTGCTGACCGACACCCTGATGATGGCCCGCATCAGCCCACAGGCCCTGGCCGGGGGCGGCCTGGGCGCGGCCAGCTATTCGTTCGTGTCGATCTTCTGCCTGGGGGTGATCGCCGCGGTCGGCACCCTGGTGGCGATCCGCAAGGGCGCCAACGACATCGAGGGCGCCACGCGCCTGGCACAGAGCGGCCTGTGGCTGGCCTGGGGCCTGGCCGTGCTGTCGGCGCTGGTGCTGTGGAACCTCAAGCCCGCGCTGCTGCTGTTCGGCCAGAAGCCGGAGAACGTCGACTCGGCCATGCAGTTCCTGACCCTGCTGCCGCTGGCCCTGCCCAGCTACATGACCTTCATGGCCCTGCGCGGCTTCACCAGCGCCCTGGGCCGCTCGACGCCGGTGATGGTCATCAGCCTGGCCGGCACGGTGCTCAACTACCTGCTCAACCATGCGCTGATCGAAGGCATGTTCGGCCTGCCCAAGCTGGGCCTGATGGGCATCGGCCTGGTCACCGCGCTGGTGTCGCTGGGCATGGCCATCTCCCTGGCGCTGTATATCCGCTGGCACAAGGCCTATGACCAATACCCGCTGCGCAAGGGGCTGTGGCGGCCTTCGCTGCCGGCGCTGCGTGAGCTGTGGCGCCTGGGCCTGCCGATCGGCGGCACCTACATGGTCGAGGTCGGGCTGTTCGCCTTCGCCGCCCTGTGCATGGGCGTGCTCGGCAGCACGCAGTTGGCGGCGCACCAGATCGCCCTGCAGATCGTCTCGACCGCGTTCATGGTCCCGACAGGGCTTTCGTACGCCGTGACCATGCGCGTCGGCCTTTACTACGGTGCCGGCAACCTGCTCGCGGCACGCAGCGCCGGGCGGGTGGGGATCGGTTTCGGCGCGTCGCTGATGCTCGGCTTCGCCGTGTTGTTCCTGGTGCTGCCGAACGAACTGGTGGCCTTGCTGGTGAATCGCCACGACCCGGCCTTCGCGCCGATCTTCCAGCTGGCGGTGCAACTGGTGATGGTGGCGGCGTGGTTCGAGCTGTTCGACGGCGTGCAGACTATCGCCATGGGCTCGATCCGGGGCTTGAAGGACGCCCGCACCACCTTCCTCATCGGCGCGGTGTGCTATTGGCTGGTGGGGGCGCCGTGCGCCTGGCTGTTCGCCTTCACCCTGGGCGGTGGCGCGCCAGGCATCTGGTGGGGCCTGGCGTTGGGGCTGGCGTGCGCATCGGTGGCGCTGACGTTTGGCTTTGAATGGCGGATGAAGCGGATGATCGGCAAGGCGGGGATTACCGCGAAAGCAGCTGTCCCCGCTCACCTGTAG